The Quercus robur chromosome 3, dhQueRobu3.1, whole genome shotgun sequence DNA segment tataattggTTCTCTTAcatttcattcttcttctctttgttgCAGATCTTCGGGTTGTTCCTTCCTATGATGTGGGTCTTTGAGATCTTCGGCAAATGCAAGAATTTGAATCATTTGATTATGAattatgaattataatttttttaatttctatttttaatacaaataataatatttatttattttagagctcttttatttttttatttttagatatatagCAACTTTgatcatctttcttttaaaaccCTTAAAGCGAGGAGacacctttcttttttcttttcatttttaagttCTTTAACAATGGATTCAAAAAATGAAAGTTGTTTTTGGATCAAAATTTGTTTATGTAATTCAAATCTGTGATGAGTTTGAGTTCAACTTatgttcaaaagaaaattaaattaactgattttgaacttttaaattttaatacttCTATCAATAATATTCATTTACAACCTTACAAGTATTATTCATTACCATATGTTTATATTAATGTAAATATATTTCATCTCAAACCAAATATATTGTTCCAATGtaattttgaacttttaatactTGTATCAACAATATTCATTTACAAATCCTACAAATACTATTCATATTCATTTAACATAAGTATATTTTGTCTCAAACCAAATGTATTGTGCCAAGGTTTTCATATTACTCTCTTTTAATACTCGTATCAACAATATTCGTTTACAACGTTTTAAATGACTAAAGTGAGGTGTTTAACTTGTCTTATTTATAAGACATCtacaaaaaccctaaaaagaTATCAGAAATTTGGAATTGATATTTCCAAGGGAGTAAAGGACTTCAAATTTCCAATAACAATGAATTTTACAAAATGTCGTAATATCCACCAATACATCATCACATTAATTAGCCTTCGTTTTGTAAGTATCTAATACATGATCATATTCATCCTCGACGTGGCCAATAATATACCAATGTGTCCATTagaatttaccaaaaaataaaaaataaaaaaaactttccatCAAATTCCTTGTGACCAAAGCCTCAATAATCAGATGCCGCATGTTTtcagttgaaaaaaaaaacaacaaggaaaaaaaaaaccagaataTAAGAAGCCTCACAAGACTACCACAAAGACAAATCTCAAGACCCATTAGAAATATAAGGGAGGAGCTCTAACCAAATAACCAAATTTTGCATGGAAGATAGACATTAAAAAGCAAGGAAAATAGAATATAAGCCCTATGAGCTGATCTAAAAgagcaaacaaaaaattactgaaaaaaaaagaaaaaagaaaaacgaaaaaaaagaatctaggatgaacaaaaaataagagagaggcATAATTTTTTCAGGTCCAATTGAAGTGACCTAACTCAACATGATCAACCTGATCCTTTGTTTAAAAAGACTTATTTCTATAGAAATCAACAATTGGGTGGATTTGCaattaaataaatgcaaagGTGGGCCATCTAGAGAGAttcttttacaaataaaaattaggcCCATAATATGCATCAACTTTACATCTATCCTTTGATTGGTAGGACTGTGTCACTTTCATCAATAAGTTCACATTTTTCTTCCACAATAATATTATCAACCGCATATAGTTTAAAAACCTAGATCggtcaataaataaaaaaagaagctgGTTTTCGGTTTAACCTGGTTCTtgactgatttttattttttcaatattgaCTGGTTTTTTgccagttttttcaattttaaccaGTCCAATTCTAGATCCAGTTTTTTATTCAACCTGTTGAACGAGCCAGTCAGGTCTAGCTTTTAAAACACATATTAGGCAAGGCATAGGTGACAGGACCCTCACACAGATCCCTCTCCTAAAATGAAGTAAGATGAaagcaaatcaaaacaaatatctagaaacaaaatttatatagaaTCGCAAAGGAATCTAAAGAATGATTCTTAACGAGAACCAACTGCATTCTAGTCTCTAATTCTACCTTTAGAATAAAGTAAAAATGGGTCTCGCAATTGGTAAAAGCTGAATTTTCAGACAAAGGCTCCAGTAGATATGTGTCTTTGTGAAAATATAGTAGTTTAGCATTTTAGatgtaaattttgttttaggcACCATGGAATATGAATCATTCTGGTGAAAGAATTATGAAAAGATTCACTTAGTAGTTTAGTATAAAATTGATGGGAACAAACACAATTGGTTGACAACTCTGCACCTTCTAGAAGGTTAACAAAGGCACTTGCCATTAAAGAATCAACAAAGGTTTGCAAACTCGTTTTCAAGTGTCCAGCATTCCTAATTACCACTGAAGAAGTGTCCTAAAATCAAAGCTTAACTTCTGTTGTACGAAAGTTCTTTCCAAATAGCCAATGTTATCGGTTCTCAACATTTTCCTTTGCTTAGCTCATTCTCCATTCATATTTCAAGAATTAGTTATATGATATATGGTTCatgaaaactataaaaaaaattaattttcaaaaccaaTAAAGTGTTTTGGgttactctttaaaaaaaaaaaacaaaaacaaaaaaatacaaaaaagtgtTTTGGGTTAGATAGTGAATGGGTTGTGGGATTGGGTTTTAAGACGTAAGATTTGGGCTTGAGTCTGGGATCCACGGGTTTGGAACTTTAATTGGGCTTCCTTTGAATAACCCATTTCATCCACTTTCCCTTCATCAATGATGACCAACTAGATAGACAGGGTGGTTTTATCACCAATCTTGTTTGACCAACAATACAACTAATGATGGATTCTGTCGCTAAGACTTTTTTCTAGTCTCCCTCTTCTCTTAGGCAGTAGAAGTTGTTTGTCCCTTCTTTGAAGGagagtttgttttgtttgtttgtttttgtcttctctTGAGTCACCAAGTGTGCCTCTCAAGTTTGTTGGTTGGTTTTTTTGCGGGTATAGGGAAACACAGGAACTTTTTTGGTCTTTTCAACTCTCCTTCATAATTTGGAGTCCATCAACCTCTCTTACCTATGGAAGATCTCACTAAGAATTGGAGCAATTTAACTCTTTATGAGAAGGAGGACACTGGTTTTACTCTTCCACGAGATAAGCAACTTAAGGAATACATCATTGTGGCCACATTCCTTATTTCACGTTACCTAGTCATGGAAGTTGTGATCCGAACACTCAAGCATTTGTGGAGATTAAAGAATGGTTTCAAAATCAGAAACGTGGAAAGGATCATTGAAAACCAGCCATGGAGCATCAACAAACACCTTGCCCTCATACAAAAGTTTGATGAGTCTATGAAATTCCATGAGTTGGCGTTTgttagagaagaaaataagagtCAGACATTGAGGCAGGCGGCGGAGACTGAAGGTGGTTCACTAGAAGTTGCCAATCCACTGAGTGCTGAGATGGAGAAGATGACAACTAGGGTTTGCATTGAAGAGGAAAAGGGTATTAATGACGAACCGGTTACAAACAATGAGCAAATGGCTGAAGTAGACAAACAGAAGGAAACGGCTGCATTTAATTCCAATTCCAGCTCATGTTCGAGATTTACTCTTCCCAAAAACTCGGGATTATCATTGAATGAGAATTATACTCTTCCACAAACGGCTGTGCCAGAATCGCCAATCAATAGCCAAGAATCTTCGCTGCCATTATCTCTCGCAATTAATGGGATTTTAAGCTATCCTAAGGGCATTGATACGGAGTTAAATGCGGGGAATGATGACAGCTCACCAATTATTGCTCCTATTAACTCTAATTCCCAGCAATCCCAACGATAAGTGTTTAATATGGTCAATATTCCAGACAAGGAAAAAAGcgcaacaacaacaatgaaggGTAATGAACCAGATCAGTCCAATTAGCCTCCACACCGTGCCATTTGGAAACCTCCTCCATGGCCGATCCTGAAGGTGAACTCTGATGATGCaattttttaggaacaaaactcTGTGGATGTTGTTTTGGATATGGGAGGTGGATTAGTGTTGTTTTGGAGATCGACTATTGATGTAATTGTGGAGGGTTCGGGCACAAATTATATTGATACAATGTTTCAAGAGGAAGATAGGGTAGGGATTAGAGTGATCATCCGAGAATGCCAAGAAAAAGGCTTGGCACACATGGTCGGAATCATCCCTCTCCCCCTAACTGTCATAGAGCTTGAAACTTTGGCTATATCGAAGGCTTTACAATTTGATGCTGATCTGAGTTTGGAAGATGCCACCCCAGAAGGAGTTTTAGAGATTGCAATGAACGCTTTGAATGCAGATTCGCAGTCTTTGGAATCCTTTGGTTTACTTAGTCGTGATGTTGAATGTTTTGCAAGTTTATTTCATTGTATTAGGTTTTCACAAGTTTGTAGAGAAAGATTGTTGTATTCTCACAGTAAGAGAAACGACAATGAAGTTGCTCATAGTCTAGCTAAAAATGCATTATGCATACCAGATTTTCAAATATGGATGGAAGATGTCTCATCTCATATTGGTTCGATTTTACAATTGGATTtagttgaattttattaataaaattcatcagtttctttctataaaaatttaaaaaaaaaaaaaaacaaaaaaaaaacaaaaaaaaaaacagattacAATAAACATTTTTTAGTGTACTTATTCGTCGCGTTGCTTTTGTGAAAGTAAGggacaacaaaagaaaaagctgTGGAAAACGGAGAAAGCCCAATTCTTTTGGGGTTTTAACGCCAACTTCCTTATATtccttcattaaaaaataaaaaacagtgTGCACAAAGTTAAAATGTCCCACTCCTCCGGAAAACTTGCTCACGacagataaaaaataaaaataaataaaaaataaaaaaaagagagagaaaactcgaaaagctaaaaaaataaaaaataaaaagaaaacacaaccGGTTCTTGCTCCTTTGCTCATCTGTGTGTTGCAATAATGGCTCGTCCTTCTGCTCCATCCTTATCGGCCCTTGCTGCTTTGCTCTTGAGTTTAGGCTTCGCACTGGTCTTACCTCAATTAGTTCTATGTGTTGCAACCACGACTCATTCCGAGGGCCAAGAAAACTTTGATCCATCTTTATCAACCCCAACATTGACACATGAATATGAGGTCTTTGTTAGCTTTCGTGGGGCCGATATCCGCACAGGCTTTAAAAGCCATTTTTTTGCTGCTTTAAACCATAAAAGGATTGGTGCATATAGAGATGACATAGATCTCCCTAGAGGGGGAGAGATTGGACCTGAGTTGTTGAAGGCAATTGAGACTTCAAGGATTGCAGTTGTTGTGTTCACAAAAAATTATGCTACTTCGGATTGGTGCCTTGATGAGCTGGTGAAGATCATGGAATGCAAAAGGCTTTTAAATCAAATGGTGCTGCCTATATTCTATGGTGTGTCTCAGTCCGAGGTGCTAGAACAGAAGGGAGTTTTTGCAAAGGCGCTCTTAAAGGGCCCTAAAGACAAGGTTAACAATTGGAGAGCTGCATTGATGGAGGCCGCAAACTTGGCAGGCTTGCATTCAGAACAATATAGGTAAATATTAtattacatgtttttttattaaaaaaaacttttgtttatatgtgtgtatatatattaaattgaatttaaatttaatgtaaacacaaatactaaaaaatatggttttacatataaacacaattataataaatgtctGATAATAGCTATTATAATTATAAGATTTTATATTACATACTAATTTTTGTATGATTTAATGTGCATAATACATAATAATTAGGATTTATCATTTTCTGCTTTTTCAAgtctaaaatgcaaaattcaccATCTAAGTTTTATTGGACTTTATTTCGTGAttctaaattttaagtttatttaattaggccttttttttgttaatttttatttattttttttataaaaaaaatctagtaaatatttttcaatcattaatagaattttttaatttaaaattttgaaaaaaaaattaaaaattgggaTAATTAACCCCAACATCATTCCATATAACATTCCACAAGTgtatctaattttaaaaaacaagcGAAACTATGATTTAAATCAAGTTTTTTAACTTCAAAATCGTAAATTAAAGTcacaatttttcttatttttggagGGTATATGTAGTATTAGCACATTAAGGAATGCACTAAACATTCCCCCGttcaaaaaatacaattaaaataattattcttttttctcatgTTGGTTTTTGTAAAAGtaagaaacaacaaaagaaaaaaaaaagaaaaagaaaaaaaaaagatggggtGAGGGGAGGGGGGTGGGGGCGTTTTGGCGTGTTGCTCCTAAAGTCAAGTGGACACTAGTAttagacgtggcaaaacgggcgggtcgggtcgggttcgggtcgggtcaatcgggtttgcgggttaaacgggtcacgggtcaaaacgggtcatttttaaaacgggtcaatcgggttgcgggtcaaacgggtcgcgGGTTGAGTCGGGTCGTGAGTCGGGTcgagttgacccgtatttttcaaacaatttttttttttttttttggaaatagatgcaatctgtcaattgtttatgagttccttaattgtgattagattcttactagtgatattgttaccaattaccactaaacacttgaattgatacccaaatttggtgcaactcctgttccagctttctagaaactaatcttggtataatctttaatctatttaaagtaggaagagaaaataaaggtggcaagtaaaaaataacaaactataatggagtacataacatattaagtaaaaaagaataagtaaatattttataaaaattacacctcaatctaAATCTACTCAACATTGGTAAACGTGGCAAAACgtgcgggtcgggttcgggttcgggttcgggtcgggttaatcgggtcacgggtcaatcgggtcacgggtcaaaacgggtcacgggtcaaaacgggtcatttttaaacgggtcaatcgggttacgggtcaaacgggttgcaggtcaaacgggtcgggtcaaaacgggtctgacccgttttgccatgtctaactAGTATACTACCTACAACGTTGAGCAGAAGACAGCgaaaaaggaggagagagaaatccCAAAGAAGCAATCTTTGCTTCTTTGCTCCTCTgtgtgtttcaactttcaaccatGGCTCGTTCCTTTGCTCTATCCTTATCCGTCCTCGTTCCTTGGCTTTTCTTGAGTTTAGGCAGCTCACTTCAATTAGGTCTTAGTGTTGGAACCATGGCTCATTCCGTGAGCCAAGAAAACTCCCCAACGTTGACCTATGATTATCAGGTCTTCGTTAGTTTTAGCGAAGATACCCACAAAAATTTTACCTGCCATCTCTTTGTTGCTTTAGATCGCAAAGGGATTCGTGTGTATAAATCAGAATTTATTCGGATTGAACAAATGAAGGCAATCGAGAAATCAAGGATTGCAGTTGTGGTGTTCTCTAAAAACTATGGTAATTCGGATTGGTGCCTGGATGAGCTGGTTAAGATCATGGAATGCAAAAGGCTGTTCAATCAAAGAGTGATCCCTATTTTTTACGATGGGTCTCCTTCTGAAGTGCGAAAACAGGAGGGCGATTTCGCAGAGGCGCTACGGAATGGCCCTGAAGACAAGGTGAATAGTTGGAAGGTTGCTTTGACGTACGTTGCAAGCTTGGCAGGCTCGCATTTGAATCCATATCGGTAATATTATTTACATATGACTTTGTCGCTCTAATATTATTTACGTTGCAAGCTTCGCCTCTCTTCTTCATTCATTCCAGCCCTAATTTTCAACTATATagaaatttctctttaaaacccaaaaaccctacGTGAAAACCTTTGAACTCTGAACAACGCaaagattaagaaaataaaagcagTCTCCATAATCGTAAGTTGGAAAAAAAGATGCAGCCTCCGCTTCCTCCCGTAAATTTTGGCTTTAGGAGTTGGGGGGAGGAATAGGAATGCCTCTCCtacaaaaaatatgtttttaactTCTGTTTTAATACCTgtactctttttctctctttcttatatATCTGTTTTCGttttttgatttggtttaaTCTGGCACTCCCATTGAATGTCTGGTAAACAAGTCCATGCAAAATCTGGATTTATAGTGGACTTGTAGTTGACATATGGATAACATGCAGTAATGTTTAATGTTTAATGTTAAGGCTgcctttctttatatatatatatatatatatatctcaataGAAAAGCCTGCCAAAATATCATTCATAGATCAACCACTATTACCTAAAAATGGTGGGACTTGATCGTAAAAGTACACATTCAAGCCGCAAAAGTTTGAAAGAGATTGAAATTCAAAGTTGTTAGTGGTTGATTTGTGTTGTTTTATAGTCATATATTTTAGGAAGACAATATTGTACTATTCTTTGATATATTTGCTTATTAGCATTTGTATATTAGAGGAAGCTTTCAAATAAATATTCTTAGGTTTTAGACATTTAAATTgagatttatttgattttaagtaTCATTCTTTTGTGGactatgtgatttttttttttttttaaattaattggCAGATTTGAAATTAAAGTTGCAAAACAATCACattaattttaggaaaaaatatttttgtctttcaaTTTATTACTAATGGTTCTTTTAACATTgcaacatttttgtttttatttatttatttattttttgctaaatatttggcTAAGTTTTCCTATTAAATTATAATGATATGATGATTATAGTAAATTAAATCATAACTTATACTCAATAACATTCCCGTGTATCGCACGAATTAgcgatgtgtgtgtgtgtatatatatactcaatagcattcccgtgcatcgcacgggttagcgactagtgtgtgtgtgtgtatatatatatatatataatttttattgatcatATGAtccatatataatattttttctttaaatgatcaaatatatagtttcatatacaaatacaataataataaatacttattaatagttattaaatttctatttaaacaaaaaatcatttcaTATTAAAGGATAAACTATATAGTTAGTCCTTAACCTTTACGTTgaatgtcaatttggtccttaatctTTCAAATGTGCCAATTTGATCCTAACCTTTTAGTATAATGTCAAAATGGTTCATACTATTAAGTGGTGGATGGAAAATACTAACGTAACTAacagtcaaaataaaatataggttTTAGACTACATAAGACTGCTACTTGGACCGCTATGTCAAccacctaaaataaataaataaataatgtgagGCTGAATGTCCTTTTTATACTTTAGTGTTGTTCTATTTTCTAAAAAcgtcatttttgtttttgtttattttttaattttggtttggtCCTGATCAACGTGGCCTCTTATATATAGAAGCAAGAACGACCAATTATAACATGAAGATCTACACTTGTGTAATTGAAGTCCAAAGGTTGGATTTGTTCTTCAACAACCATGAATTCTTTAAACAACCCAACAAACTATGTCGTCACCAAGAAATCGTATCAACCCCATAAATTCCAAAGCCCATAACCGTAATCTCCAAAATCTGTCGCCTAATCctcaaatccataaaaaaaaaaataataataataataaaaaaacccttCGCCGTTTGATTGCTTTCTCTCTCTGGTTGTTCggtcttctcctccacctctttctctctctgacaACAAAGCTCACCTCTCAATTTCGTCGTTTGGCCGCTGCAACCACCACCTTGAATTAGCAAGACGATTTTCATCCTCTAGTCGTTTGGCTGCCTTCCATGGCTGTCACCTTTGATGATGGGTCTTCCATGGTTGTTTAGTCCTTTGGTTGGTTGTTTATTAATTGAAGGGAGGTGGAGgagttgatttgggttttttggctCAGTTTAAGTTTTGTTGATATTGATTTAGGTTGTATCATGTATATGAAGGAGTTGATCTGGGAGAGAGAGGGGAAGATAAAAATTAGTGGGACGATCTGGGTTGAAAGGAACATAGACAGAGGAAgaaagattataaaataataaataatgaacaAGATAATATTTTAAGAGTAGAGTATTGAGTTTTCTAAATTGgggtattttttatatatttactagtcgctaacccgtgcaatgcacgggtaAGATACTTTGAAATATCTATTTAAATACATTGTATTCTCAAAgcttttcaaaagaatatgcaTGTTAACAACTTCTATCCTTTTCAGCTTCATTACAACTCatgttggagagagagagagagattgtacCTATCAAAGTATCTGTTTAAACTCCTCTTCTAAAAATATTCATCCATTGGATTCATAATAATGCCACAGACCCTACACAATAAACCATATGCTCCAACCCTTTGATTACAGTGATCCTTTAATGACCATTGCTTCTGCCATTAAAGGatcattcaaattaaatttctttgtcTAAGCTTCAACATAAGACTGCATTTCATCTCGAGCTGCTACCCCCAGAATTGAAGCACCTCGACATTTAAACTTGATGAGTCTGTAAACCAAAACATTTATGTCATACTGCTATGTtgcacatatatatttttaattacaaattatccTTGCACAAAAAGATCATTACCAGTACTTAATCTTAGCATGATTCTCCATGTAATATAGCAAAGAAACAATTGGTAGATTATCCAGTCCTCTCCAACTATCTTATGGGTCTGTGCATTTATATTACAAATCATTTAACTTGCCTTTATGCTGTAAACTTGTAGTTGCTTCTTTCTGTAAATTATGcatgaataaatattacaattatCTACTTCCTAGCATGTTCTCTTTAGATCAACCACACCATGGATCTCAAAGAAGGTGGTATCCTTGACAAATGAAAACAATAACTTGGTAAATGCCCTCATCTCTTATAAACCAATTTTCGTTATTGCAGTTTAAACATACATTAACAGCCAAGATAAACagtaaagaaaatgagaaactaATAAACTACTTAAAAAACTTCTAGCTTAGTTGAGTATTTTCTGCACTTAATTTTGTGTTATTTCCTATCTCCAAGTCATCCAAAGAACCTGTCCCATCAGTGAATAATTCttccattacttataaaaattgtttaaagaagaagagaaagaactAAATTGTACTACTAACATGCTGCTAAgtcaacaaaatttttaaggGTACCACATAGTTCAACTCCTTCCACATCTTGGATTAATTTGATAACATTATATAAAGAAATTATGAACAAAGCATGAATGTAATGATTGATTGATGTGCACCAAATCATACCTAACATATAAAAtggaaatttaaatttatttttctaccgTATTAAAATCTACTTACAAATCACTCTAAGAAAATTCCTTTATTCATGTCAAAGATTTTATAAACAATTTACAATTATGATACCTCATATTTCTAACCAACtaatttttaaagttaatttttaTCAACTGAATGTGTCCATTGCATTCATAGCTGTGACTAAGAAATAGGGAGTACTAAATAGTTGAACCCATTTCTCTACAATCTCTCTGTTCTCCTTGTATCCATCTGATTTCTACAcggtattttatttatttattatttttttttttataaataacgATATTTCATAAAACAAAAGCCCCAGGTACATTAGGAGTGTACATGGAAAGATTTACATCAAGATcgaaaattacaatgatcaagcataacaaaaagattagagcaagaaaaagaagagaaagcagAACACCAAGCAAACAAAGAGTGGAGGAGGAGAGATTTAATCTCAAGAGTCGACCGTTCCGTTCCGTTAAAGCATAAACCTTTCAAGAGATTTAATCTGACTTCTAAACAGTAATCTACACATAAACCTCtcataaattaattgatttaccTAATAAAGCTGGAGGTTCTGAGATTAGTCCATAGAGATCCTAATTTTTGAAAGGTATTAGAAATAATGCATTGAGATATGGAAAACAAAAGGCACAATATTATAGAAAGTAAATTGACCTTCCTCACTATAGTGAAAAAAGCATCACATGCTCCAAAATAACGTTGAGGCACTCTAGCCAGTAATTTTCCTTTAGATTAAAGTTCAACTTTGACAATTTGCAATCTACACAACagaaccaaataaaaaagaagaagaaaggaccattaaatagtaaataatcaAGTTGTGTCTCTCTTCAATAACtacttaaaacctaaaaaattgaaCATTAAGGAAAAATCTTAAAGATACAAACTTACCCTTATTGTATGGTCcataaaaaaaggaagaggtttttcccccccccccccatttttCAGACAGTTTGTCATAATTGTTGAGTGGTCTATTGGCCAAGTCCAATGCAACCTCCATATAtagttcaaagaaaaaaaataaataaaggcaagagagatagagaaagggAGTACCTTCAATGGCTTTCAAATTTGGTAGTTATTCATCAATGCCACCAACTTTTCTTGTGATTTGGTATTGTTGTCCTCAGTTCCtacaaataaaatcaaatgcACTCAATTTGCATAGAGTAAGAAATGCAAAACATTAAGTACTCTAAATGGTACAATGGATTTTGCACAGTGACCTTGCCTAATCATATCAAAATATGCCCAAAGGATCTAAAAGCCAAGAGAAAGTactcaaattaaaaactttCACCCTTGACCATAACACTACCTGCTTTGTAAATCAATTTGCTgtattgaaatgaaaatattaaattaacgCGTGTGATGCTCTCAACATAGCTGTGGCAGCCATCCACAATCTTTGGCAAGGAATTAATTCAATATGGACTATAATAAGAGAACCATAATTATCTTTAACAATAATGCCCAAACCTGCATAATTGGtggctttttgaaaaaggtaAGTGCCATATTCATTTTGAGATGAGGAGAAATAGGTGGCTACCATTGCCATGTTTTAGGAGCTGCAGTTATGGGCTAACATTGCAAAACCTAAATAGCTAATGGTCCTAGATTGAAATTTGCatataaaaaatccaaattgcATAGAACAGTTCCTAATTTTTGCAATTGAAAATaaccccccaccccaccccagaaaaaaaaaatttgattaacTGCAACCGAGAAATTCAAACTTATAATTTGCTTGGCTGACATGTTCAGAAAGTGACCAGGTCCTTTGCATTGAAATAGCATCCATGAGGTTTAGAACAAACCACCATCTAAAATCTCACTTGCAATGTTATATTAAGTAGCAAATGAAGGactcatgaaaaaaaatgatttgttaatttgatggACCCAACTTACCAAAGTCGGCAATTAAATTCCCCATGAAAACTTGTTAGGCCTAACCTTTCAGAAACCAATCAACATTGAACAATTTGCACTAATGGTTGAATTTATGGAAAATAATGGTTTTGGGGAATTAAGATGTGAAAGACCCAAAATGAAATGATTTATCATGTAACTAAAAAGGCTTCAAAGATTGATAAGTCTAAAGAGGACATTACCTGTACTCTAAGAATTGGAGGTAGAATATGCACAACCATACCAGATGGTGGATTTGATTTTAAGGCATGCAAGTGCTTTGTGGTCAACTTCACATCCAATTTCTATTACAAATCTCAACCACGTCTTACATGAAATTCACCTGAACAAAAAGcagccaaaacaccaaaacatttACAAATTCCTATAAAGTATATGCACCCTAAAAACCAGAAATAAGAAGCTAATCAACACATGGAACCCTTCACTTACTAACCCAACAACTTTTGAGTGTAAATATGCTTTATtaacagaaaattaaaaaaaaaaaaaaaaccaaagccaaa contains these protein-coding regions:
- the LOC126719846 gene encoding disease resistance protein RPV1-like — encoded protein: MARPSAPSLSALAALLLSLGFALVLPQLVLCVATTTHSEGQENFDPSLSTPTLTHEYEVFVSFRGADIRTGFKSHFFAALNHKRIGAYRDDIDLPRGGEIGPELLKAIETSRIAVVVFTKNYATSDWCLDELVKIMECKRLLNQMVLPIFYGVSQSEVLEQKGVFAKALLKGPKDKVNNWRAALMEAANLAGLHSEQYSLESEFIEEIVENIWKIVNEEESATAPSRRQIYVSGQHAVPIIPPQNDASSRHNHISESNPFSFLFLDKNS